Proteins encoded within one genomic window of Ottowia sp. SB7-C50:
- a CDS encoding GspH/FimT family pseudopilin: MNFHTSTRRGFTLIELMVTIAIAATLMLIAAPSFTEFQRNSQLSSLTNTLMAAVNAARGEAMKRNMYAYVMPVDGANWSSGWQVFVDKDLSQSFTSDDEVVLVVPPPPSYITVSGTGTSAAGTPFIMFNGSGYPGLGNTFGNLTFTIARNDVTSNQQATQTRRLIIANSGRVRTCRPDKDSSCTASANQ, translated from the coding sequence ATGAATTTCCATACCAGCACTCGACGTGGTTTCACATTGATCGAGTTGATGGTGACCATCGCCATCGCCGCGACACTGATGCTTATCGCGGCACCCAGCTTCACCGAGTTTCAGCGCAATAGTCAGTTGAGCTCGCTCACCAACACCTTGATGGCTGCCGTCAATGCAGCGCGGGGCGAGGCCATGAAGCGGAATATGTATGCCTACGTGATGCCAGTTGATGGAGCGAATTGGTCCAGCGGCTGGCAGGTATTTGTGGATAAGGACTTAAGTCAGAGTTTTACCTCAGACGACGAGGTGGTCTTGGTTGTGCCGCCACCGCCTAGCTACATCACCGTGAGCGGAACGGGTACCTCAGCCGCAGGCACCCCTTTCATCATGTTCAATGGCTCGGGCTATCCCGGGCTGGGCAACACCTTTGGCAACCTGACCTTCACGATTGCTCGCAACGATGTGACCAGCAACCAGCAAGCGACGCAAACCCGCCGGCTCATCATCGCCAATTCGGGGCGCGTACGCACTTGCCGACCGGACAAAGACAGCAGTTGCACGGCATCCGCCAATCAGTAA